In one window of Leptospira sp. GIMC2001 DNA:
- a CDS encoding AAA family ATPase: MGMYIANQVCYEGLDELQRLILAYQLGCHSAIDGPPGVGKTRVIQEVAKILKKNLYSKNCSSRTSESHIISLPMLSVKDGASVTSYSSGPLIRALAEPGIFYGDEFNLLKEDVQKRLNSAFDDRRSIERQDGFVVQGKPGFWAVISYNPSQDMISKDLEESVADRFIHFTFDRWNPDFKAYIAYLSSGKQNDVAIQNLFGIKLSERGIDDRGNFYIKKIVNTSASWVDFWTGNPSSATPEYTYWVNDHKSIYRGFEQIKIKTYLENLKGKAYPEVEFSRVLSRFTETLYQLKKDGKSPVMKQLGLSKLIEGEDLESLSIHETSTRIESSAIRHYVAMREKNFHPYLCQSYATRIVIDQACYGQYRNRQLSKTTTLQLVESLAKSFALMADNSSFNTKIISNKLLKPNSGETSVAS; this comes from the coding sequence ATGGGAATGTATATCGCAAATCAAGTTTGTTATGAAGGTCTGGATGAATTACAAAGATTGATATTGGCTTATCAACTGGGTTGCCACTCGGCTATTGATGGTCCACCTGGTGTAGGAAAGACTCGAGTCATTCAAGAAGTAGCAAAGATCTTAAAGAAGAATCTGTATTCAAAGAACTGCTCTTCTAGAACTTCCGAATCTCATATTATTTCTTTGCCCATGCTTAGCGTAAAGGATGGAGCAAGTGTGACTTCTTATTCAAGTGGACCTTTAATTAGAGCACTTGCAGAACCTGGAATATTTTATGGGGACGAGTTCAATCTCCTGAAGGAAGATGTTCAGAAGCGACTTAACTCAGCTTTTGATGATAGAAGGTCCATTGAAAGACAAGATGGATTTGTAGTGCAAGGGAAGCCAGGATTTTGGGCTGTTATTTCTTACAATCCTTCGCAAGATATGATCTCAAAGGATTTAGAAGAATCTGTTGCAGATCGATTTATTCATTTTACTTTCGATAGATGGAATCCTGATTTCAAAGCATATATAGCTTATCTTTCATCTGGAAAGCAGAATGATGTCGCTATTCAGAACCTTTTTGGAATAAAACTTTCCGAGCGTGGCATTGATGACAGAGGTAATTTTTATATTAAAAAAATAGTAAACACTTCAGCTTCTTGGGTAGACTTTTGGACAGGGAATCCTTCTTCCGCAACACCAGAATATACATATTGGGTGAATGATCATAAAAGTATTTACAGAGGTTTTGAACAAATTAAAATCAAAACTTATTTAGAAAATCTCAAGGGCAAGGCCTACCCAGAAGTTGAATTTTCACGAGTATTGTCAAGGTTTACAGAGACCCTCTACCAATTGAAAAAAGATGGAAAGAGTCCCGTGATGAAACAATTGGGACTTTCCAAACTCATCGAAGGAGAAGATTTAGAATCACTTTCTATTCATGAAACATCTACTCGCATTGAGTCTTCCGCTATTCGTCATTATGTTGCTATGCGAGAAAAGAATTTTCATCCTTACTTATGCCAAAGCTATGCCACTCGTATCGTGATTGACCAAGCATGCTATGGACAATATAGAAACAGACAATTATCAAAAACAACTACGCTGCAATTGGTAGAATCTCTAGCTAAATCGTTTGCTTTGATGGCTGATAATTCTTCCTTCAATACGAAAATAATTTCAAATAAATTATTGAAACCTAATTCAGGGGAAACTTCAGTTGCTAGTTAA